A genomic segment from Tuwongella immobilis encodes:
- a CDS encoding DNRLRE domain-containing protein, translating into MPLDWFREWLSGANRKRPRSSPPRRPNTLVQVETLESRAVPATLSFREGIAGYTGTQDTFLDQNNPTANNGATTTVQVGQTAGAANRQTLIRFDNLFGLETDAGKIPFNAKITKAVLSFQVDTPGPGAAVHDMLVNWNESSTWNSLTNGLEPGTDVTSLFGAQAGLASLAKSFGANTAMDVDVTTSLRNWLNGAADATEANAKNLGWGLLPWTSGNNSLGLRSSESTSSNRPVLTVSFERAETTVVSFQQGVNGYTGVLDTMLSSKNASTVFEAATALTVAASPPSPSDQYQSLIRFNGVEAAIPSNSKIYRAFLVFETTGSGGGSGFNLHELFVNFDKNSTFNSLGGGINLAGTEYNSVPVATFGSASNANHIQDGQIVRLDVTSSVQNWSNGVDNKGWVLLPLSNGTNDWSFFSSEDGKGPRLEIVYSTPPNLTGATSLTSIPEDLSVGGIAVANDGTSITDLLTPVYSDGDSTINPGVAITQVNNTNGVWQFTADGIAWNAINIPTGKVLVLDGTVGSTAKVRFVPSPNFFGNVQGLTFFAWDQFVTAKSGSYVDLNSLTNSLSASTLTANIVVNPVPDIPTVVEALTSENTTTTDGLQISRAGVDKGEVTHFQITWLDPELTGKLYTKTLDTNGKLIIDQLLSNGDFIDATIASYGLAYEPNANTNGLKYFYVAGSLNDLFTVGDKAKAQISVFDVADQPQVVSGPPSTLEDTSTIIQIDRNSSDSVAVGLFQIGTVSNGYLEFTATKGKVPTGTFIPLNEAQAGLRFVPDPDFFGNASFTIRTAISPSVSSLGPTLFVNIPVAPVADTPTAPDVTAPEDTVAKVVVTRYVNDGAEVNNLRITNTGGGFSSGKLYRDQALTQLINPDDVIAFDDALDGLFFVPNTDFVGVATFEVQAGIDGVFAGKIVPVDVTFIEQAEAPVAIVTSPIDEEGTGTIQVSPNPAETVAVTHFRITSPNVTFSLVRTNNIYTLAEAASLGFTGNLDFFGNAVIQVQAATGPNLTDLSGPVVNVPLVVNPIADTPVVVDARALLDTQTTSGLEITPNPVDGATINFFYIDNITNGTLFQNDGVTAITNGTWISLAQGAAGLRFTPTTGFIGLGSFTIAASPDTDLANASSIATATIAIGPDFNPPTITPVTIAEDTPSSPILIVADPGDPIPAPFYQIVSVTNGTLYLRDGVTVVNPGDFVTAAQATVDGLIFRPDSNFFGTANFEIAAAVGTLPVTVIGLPGTGTITVDPIPDAPTITPITVVEDSGVSTSRLVVTPSADDLGTTTHYLVVTIDGGTLYLADGVTVVSAGTFITVADGTAGLRFQPEANFFGTATFTLLGSTSATLAGVATAGATGTILVTPVADPGSTFDYQTVANTSTGPIIRFLANPVDGASITHFQVLTVQNGTLLKADGTPIVPGSFITFAEAQSLQFLPTTGFLGFGVVTAVPATAADPFAVASAASTSFILVNPAPVVPPLPPVVPPPGQPRPNATPGWHVTGAGPGGGPQVNLYDTTSGNLVASFNAYESSFTGGVRVALGDVNGDGVRDIITAAGFGGGPLVRVFDGATLQPILNFFAYEDSFRGGAYVAAADLDGDGRVEIITGVGDGGGPLVKIFNGLTGAPIGAFFAYDSNFRGGVNVAAGDLDGDGKAEIVVGAGIGGGPHVQVLDGTTFTVRSSFFAYDPSFRGGTFVAIGDVTGDFRGEIITGPGFGGGPDLRIYREDGFLLRNRPIPSDNVGTPNTGLRVSISNTASGSEQIFVSTGVGGSSIVRVFQGSTLEELRSFDPYPGFLGGVYLGGD; encoded by the coding sequence ATGCCGCTGGATTGGTTCCGTGAGTGGCTCTCCGGTGCGAATCGGAAACGTCCCCGGTCTTCGCCCCCTCGTCGTCCGAACACCTTGGTCCAGGTCGAAACCCTGGAATCTCGGGCCGTCCCAGCCACCCTCTCGTTTCGAGAAGGGATCGCAGGGTACACCGGTACGCAAGATACGTTCCTGGATCAGAATAATCCCACCGCGAACAATGGTGCCACCACCACGGTTCAAGTGGGTCAAACTGCCGGGGCTGCGAATCGCCAAACCCTCATTCGCTTCGATAATCTGTTCGGGTTGGAAACCGATGCGGGTAAAATTCCGTTTAACGCGAAAATTACCAAGGCGGTTCTGAGCTTCCAGGTGGATACGCCCGGACCCGGGGCGGCGGTCCACGACATGCTCGTGAACTGGAACGAATCGAGCACCTGGAACTCGCTCACCAACGGCCTGGAACCTGGCACAGATGTCACGTCGTTGTTTGGAGCGCAGGCCGGGCTGGCATCGCTCGCCAAGTCGTTTGGCGCGAACACGGCGATGGATGTGGATGTCACCACTTCGCTTCGCAACTGGTTGAACGGGGCGGCAGACGCTACCGAAGCCAACGCCAAGAATCTCGGTTGGGGGCTCCTCCCCTGGACCAGCGGAAATAATAGTCTGGGGTTGCGTTCTTCGGAATCAACGTCGAGTAATCGCCCCGTACTGACCGTGAGCTTTGAGCGAGCGGAGACAACCGTTGTATCGTTCCAACAAGGCGTGAACGGTTACACTGGCGTGCTCGATACGATGCTCTCCTCGAAGAATGCCAGCACCGTCTTCGAGGCCGCAACGGCGTTGACGGTCGCCGCTTCGCCGCCGAGCCCATCCGATCAGTATCAATCGCTGATTCGGTTTAATGGCGTTGAAGCCGCGATTCCGTCGAATTCGAAGATTTACCGCGCCTTTCTGGTGTTTGAAACGACTGGATCTGGCGGCGGTAGCGGCTTTAATCTGCATGAGTTGTTCGTCAATTTCGACAAGAACTCGACGTTTAACTCGCTCGGCGGCGGGATCAATCTTGCCGGAACTGAGTACAACAGCGTCCCAGTGGCGACGTTCGGTTCCGCGAGTAATGCCAACCATATCCAAGATGGCCAGATCGTTCGTCTGGATGTGACCTCGTCTGTCCAAAATTGGTCCAATGGTGTCGATAATAAAGGTTGGGTTCTGCTTCCGCTGAGCAACGGTACCAACGATTGGTCGTTCTTCTCGAGCGAAGATGGCAAGGGGCCGCGACTTGAGATCGTCTACAGCACCCCGCCGAACTTGACGGGGGCAACCAGCCTGACCTCCATCCCGGAAGATTTGTCCGTCGGTGGGATTGCGGTTGCGAATGATGGTACCTCGATTACCGATCTGCTGACGCCAGTTTATTCCGATGGTGATTCGACGATTAATCCTGGTGTGGCCATCACCCAGGTGAATAACACCAACGGCGTCTGGCAATTCACGGCTGATGGAATCGCTTGGAACGCGATCAACATCCCGACCGGTAAAGTTCTGGTGCTGGATGGCACGGTTGGCTCCACCGCGAAAGTGCGATTCGTTCCAAGCCCGAACTTCTTCGGCAACGTCCAAGGGCTCACGTTCTTTGCGTGGGATCAATTTGTCACGGCGAAATCGGGTTCGTATGTTGATCTGAATAGCTTGACCAACTCGCTGAGCGCCAGCACGCTAACCGCGAACATCGTGGTCAACCCGGTACCTGATATTCCGACGGTTGTTGAGGCGTTGACCAGCGAAAATACCACGACGACCGATGGGTTGCAAATCTCCCGCGCTGGTGTGGATAAGGGCGAAGTCACCCACTTCCAGATCACTTGGTTGGATCCCGAACTGACGGGCAAACTGTATACCAAGACGTTGGACACAAATGGCAAGCTGATCATCGATCAATTGCTGAGCAACGGCGACTTCATTGATGCGACGATCGCTTCCTATGGCCTCGCCTATGAACCGAATGCCAATACCAACGGTCTGAAGTATTTCTATGTGGCTGGCTCGCTGAACGATCTGTTCACGGTCGGTGACAAGGCCAAGGCACAGATTTCCGTCTTTGATGTCGCGGACCAACCGCAGGTTGTCTCCGGTCCACCATCCACTCTGGAAGATACGTCGACGATCATTCAGATCGATCGGAATTCCTCCGATTCGGTGGCTGTTGGATTGTTCCAAATCGGGACGGTCAGCAACGGCTACTTGGAATTTACCGCGACCAAGGGGAAAGTTCCGACTGGGACATTCATTCCACTGAATGAAGCTCAAGCCGGGTTGCGGTTTGTCCCCGATCCAGATTTCTTTGGCAACGCTTCCTTCACCATTCGCACGGCTATTTCGCCCAGCGTAAGTTCTTTGGGACCAACGCTGTTTGTGAATATCCCGGTTGCGCCAGTTGCCGATACTCCGACCGCCCCGGATGTCACAGCACCGGAAGATACGGTCGCCAAGGTTGTGGTCACTCGATACGTCAATGACGGGGCCGAGGTCAACAATCTGCGCATCACCAACACTGGTGGTGGATTCTCGTCTGGCAAACTGTATCGCGATCAGGCATTGACGCAACTCATCAACCCGGATGATGTGATTGCCTTCGACGATGCACTCGATGGTCTCTTCTTCGTTCCGAACACCGATTTCGTCGGTGTGGCGACGTTCGAGGTGCAAGCGGGGATCGATGGAGTTTTCGCTGGGAAGATTGTCCCGGTGGATGTCACCTTCATCGAACAAGCGGAAGCCCCGGTGGCGATTGTCACCTCGCCGATTGATGAAGAAGGCACCGGAACGATCCAAGTTTCGCCGAACCCTGCGGAAACGGTCGCGGTGACCCACTTCCGAATCACGTCGCCGAATGTGACCTTCTCGCTCGTTCGCACAAACAATATCTACACACTTGCAGAAGCAGCCTCTCTGGGATTCACGGGCAATCTGGACTTCTTCGGCAATGCCGTCATTCAAGTGCAAGCCGCAACCGGGCCGAATCTGACTGATCTTTCCGGGCCGGTGGTCAATGTGCCGTTGGTGGTCAACCCCATTGCGGATACGCCGGTCGTCGTGGATGCCCGAGCGCTGTTGGATACGCAAACCACCTCGGGATTGGAAATTACGCCCAATCCCGTCGATGGGGCTACGATTAATTTCTTCTACATTGATAATATCACGAATGGTACGCTATTCCAGAATGATGGCGTGACCGCGATTACCAATGGAACCTGGATTTCTCTCGCGCAAGGTGCTGCAGGATTACGGTTTACGCCGACGACTGGCTTTATCGGCCTGGGATCGTTCACGATCGCGGCATCACCGGACACCGACCTGGCGAACGCGAGCTCGATCGCTACGGCGACGATTGCGATTGGTCCCGATTTCAATCCGCCGACGATTACCCCGGTGACGATTGCCGAAGATACTCCTTCATCGCCGATTCTGATTGTTGCCGATCCGGGTGATCCAATCCCCGCGCCGTTCTATCAAATTGTCAGCGTCACCAATGGTACCCTCTACCTTCGTGACGGTGTGACGGTCGTGAATCCGGGCGACTTTGTGACGGCCGCTCAGGCGACGGTGGATGGGTTAATCTTCCGACCGGATTCGAACTTCTTCGGCACCGCGAACTTCGAAATTGCCGCTGCCGTGGGCACGCTGCCGGTTACGGTCATTGGGCTGCCGGGGACTGGAACGATTACGGTCGATCCGATTCCAGACGCTCCGACGATCACTCCGATTACCGTTGTGGAAGATTCGGGCGTGTCCACGTCGCGGTTGGTGGTTACCCCATCCGCCGACGATTTGGGGACTACAACCCACTATCTGGTGGTGACTATCGACGGCGGAACGCTCTATCTCGCGGATGGCGTGACGGTTGTGTCGGCGGGCACATTCATCACGGTTGCTGATGGCACGGCTGGGCTTCGCTTCCAACCCGAGGCGAATTTCTTCGGCACGGCGACCTTCACGCTCCTCGGCAGCACATCGGCTACCCTCGCAGGAGTGGCGACCGCTGGGGCGACGGGAACCATCCTTGTGACTCCGGTCGCCGATCCGGGCAGCACATTCGATTATCAGACGGTCGCCAATACATCGACCGGTCCAATCATTCGGTTCCTAGCGAATCCGGTCGATGGTGCGAGCATCACCCACTTCCAGGTGCTGACCGTTCAGAACGGTACGCTGCTGAAAGCAGATGGCACGCCGATTGTTCCGGGGAGCTTCATTACCTTCGCCGAAGCGCAATCGTTGCAGTTCTTGCCGACGACTGGGTTCCTCGGATTCGGAGTGGTGACGGCCGTTCCGGCGACTGCAGCCGATCCATTCGCAGTCGCGTCTGCCGCCTCGACGAGTTTCATTCTGGTGAACCCCGCTCCGGTGGTTCCGCCGTTGCCGCCGGTGGTTCCGCCACCCGGACAACCGCGACCGAATGCGACTCCAGGCTGGCATGTCACTGGAGCCGGGCCAGGTGGTGGTCCGCAAGTCAATCTGTATGACACCACGAGCGGCAACCTCGTGGCCTCCTTCAATGCCTACGAATCCTCGTTCACGGGTGGGGTTCGAGTCGCGTTGGGCGATGTCAACGGCGACGGTGTGCGAGACATTATCACCGCTGCCGGGTTCGGTGGTGGGCCGCTAGTACGCGTGTTTGATGGTGCGACCCTGCAGCCGATTCTAAACTTCTTTGCCTATGAAGATTCCTTCCGCGGTGGTGCTTATGTCGCTGCTGCCGACCTCGACGGCGATGGCCGCGTTGAAATCATCACGGGTGTCGGTGATGGTGGCGGGCCCCTGGTCAAGATTTTCAACGGGCTCACCGGTGCACCAATCGGCGCGTTCTTCGCCTATGATTCCAATTTCCGTGGCGGCGTGAATGTCGCGGCGGGCGATCTCGACGGCGATGGCAAAGCGGAAATCGTGGTTGGGGCGGGGATCGGTGGCGGGCCGCACGTGCAAGTGCTGGATGGCACGACATTTACGGTTCGCAGCAGTTTCTTTGCCTATGATCCGAGTTTCCGCGGTGGGACGTTCGTGGCCATCGGCGATGTCACCGGCGATTTCCGCGGGGAAATCATCACCGGACCGGGATTCGGCGGTGGGCCGGATCTGCGAATCTATCGTGAAGATGGCTTCCTGCTGCGAAATCGACCGATTCCCAGCGACAACGTCGGTACTCCCAACACGGGCCTGCGGGTCAGCATCAGCAATACTGCCAGCGGCAGCGAACAGATCTTCGTATCGACCGGCGTCGGTGGATCGTCCATCGTTCGCGTCTTCCAAGGCAGCACCCTGGAAGAACTTCGCTCGTTCGACCCGTACCCCGGATTCCTGGGCGGGGTCTATCTCGGCGGCGATTGA
- a CDS encoding HU family DNA-binding protein: MTKKEIVKQISERAELTQQQTKQIVQWTFDAIIETLLQEKRIELRNFGVFEVKLRKSRKARNPRTGVRVDVEPKYVVTFQPGKKMEEHVRQLANGLATGAPPTLNDADEDSSDDSPPSKPKSDGKSDSK, encoded by the coding sequence GTGACTAAAAAAGAGATCGTCAAGCAGATTTCCGAGCGTGCTGAGCTGACCCAACAACAAACCAAACAAATCGTCCAATGGACGTTTGATGCGATCATTGAAACGCTCCTGCAAGAGAAGCGGATCGAGCTTCGCAATTTTGGGGTGTTTGAAGTCAAGCTCCGCAAATCCCGGAAAGCACGCAACCCACGCACTGGGGTTCGTGTGGACGTGGAACCGAAATACGTGGTCACCTTCCAACCCGGAAAAAAAATGGAAGAACATGTGCGTCAGTTGGCCAATGGGCTGGCGACCGGCGCACCCCCGACGTTGAACGATGCAGATGAGGACTCGTCTGACGATTCACCGCCATCGAAGCCGAAGTCGGATGGAAAATCGGACAGCAAATAA
- a CDS encoding serine/threonine-protein kinase gives MAQQPNDPTPPKPDLSQLIQAGTGPEAGARRDASKLNSDFSTDPNSSTPNPLSLSSLYAAIDSGIEHRRDRVTEPVQCGQYRLTRKLGEGGMGEVFEAEDGNLHRKVAVKRLREDLRGNAESRERFLREARAAAAVENDHLVTIYQVGEVQGAPYFAMQLLIGEPLDRRLSRNPPLTVLEVVRYSREIAEGLGAAHVAGLVHRDIKPSNIWLEDVLIGMRPDANSSGNSGVRTRVRVKIVDFGLAVRTAVDVRLTQTGYVMGTPAYMSPEQAKGAPFDYRTDLFSFGCVIFEMLIGRRPFQGASLADVMTAIQREQPPLLSLLRDDVPRELSDLVARMLAKQPQDRPASAYDIADRLAELEAKLSGKPNVARVNRTGSLETQTAPTPNVEVLPVTNATPRNERDFQKLVKSQSESNKAGIWILAIGAMLGIVLMLGYWFWFATGTVKIELGKVDGSNPPGEYVISPDGNPEQELFRGTGNQTLSLPSGSYRIDFAKGIMLGYEFRPANRFRVEPFGSQTIQVERRTGRPK, from the coding sequence ATGGCTCAGCAACCCAATGACCCGACACCGCCCAAGCCCGACCTCTCGCAACTGATTCAAGCGGGGACTGGGCCGGAGGCGGGGGCGCGCCGGGATGCGTCCAAGCTGAACTCTGACTTCTCAACCGACCCAAACTCTTCCACTCCGAACCCGTTATCGCTGAGTAGTTTATATGCTGCGATCGATTCGGGAATTGAGCATCGTCGAGATCGCGTCACCGAGCCGGTTCAATGTGGGCAATATCGGTTGACCCGGAAGTTGGGCGAAGGTGGGATGGGGGAGGTCTTTGAGGCAGAGGATGGGAATCTGCATCGCAAAGTTGCGGTGAAACGGCTGCGGGAAGATTTGCGGGGCAATGCCGAATCGCGTGAGCGGTTTCTGCGCGAGGCACGAGCGGCGGCGGCAGTCGAAAACGATCACTTGGTGACGATCTATCAGGTTGGCGAAGTTCAAGGGGCACCGTATTTCGCCATGCAGTTGTTGATCGGTGAGCCGTTGGATCGACGGCTGTCGCGAAATCCGCCACTCACGGTGCTCGAAGTGGTTCGGTATTCTCGGGAAATCGCGGAAGGGTTGGGGGCGGCCCATGTGGCCGGGTTAGTGCATCGCGATATCAAACCCTCCAACATTTGGTTGGAGGATGTATTGATCGGGATGCGTCCCGATGCCAATTCCAGCGGAAATTCGGGAGTGCGCACGCGAGTGCGGGTGAAGATCGTTGACTTCGGGTTGGCCGTCCGAACCGCAGTCGATGTGCGGCTCACCCAGACCGGATATGTCATGGGGACGCCCGCCTATATGTCCCCGGAACAGGCCAAGGGGGCGCCATTTGACTATCGCACGGATCTGTTCAGTTTTGGTTGTGTGATATTTGAAATGCTGATTGGTCGGCGGCCTTTTCAAGGCGCATCACTGGCCGACGTGATGACGGCGATTCAACGGGAACAGCCGCCGTTGTTGTCTCTGCTGCGCGATGATGTGCCTCGTGAACTTTCTGATTTAGTTGCACGAATGTTGGCGAAACAGCCGCAGGACCGACCCGCATCTGCATATGACATTGCCGATCGCTTGGCGGAACTCGAAGCGAAATTAAGCGGCAAGCCGAACGTGGCACGCGTGAACCGAACGGGGAGTTTGGAAACGCAAACCGCCCCGACTCCGAATGTCGAGGTGCTTCCCGTGACCAATGCCACACCTCGGAATGAACGGGATTTTCAGAAACTCGTCAAATCGCAATCGGAATCGAATAAAGCGGGAATTTGGATATTAGCAATCGGAGCGATGCTCGGGATCGTCTTAATGCTCGGGTATTGGTTCTGGTTTGCGACCGGGACGGTGAAAATTGAATTGGGGAAGGTTGACGGATCGAATCCGCCCGGAGAGTACGTGATTTCGCCCGATGGAAATCCCGAGCAGGAACTCTTTCGAGGAACGGGTAATCAGACGCTCTCGCTGCCATCTGGAAGTTATCGAATTGATTTTGCCAAAGGGATCATGTTGGGTTATGAGTTTCGACCTGCGAATCGCTTCCGAGTGGAACCATTCGGAAGCCAGACGATTCAGGTGGAACGCCGAACAGGTCGACCAAAATAA
- the leuS gene encoding leucine--tRNA ligase encodes MPKYQPRDIEPRWQQYWQQHQTFRTQPAGDPEVENRPKYYILDMFPYPSGEGLHVGHPEGYTATDILSRFKRMNGFHVLHPMGWDAFGLPAEQYAIRTGTHPRITTQRNIDNFRRQIQSLGFSYDWDREVDTTDPNYVKWTQWIFLTIYDTWYDFELKKGRPISELPIPSEIAAAGTDAIRRYQDQHRLAYQAEIPVNWCPGLGTVLANEEVIDGKSEVGGFPVIRMPLRQWQLRITAYAERLLEDLEPLSWPDSIKKMQRDWIGKSEGAEVDFPLVDHNQSIRVFTTRPDTLFGATYMVLAPEHPLVPTITSLAQREAVEAYQLQASRKSDLERTELAKVKSGVWTGAYARNPVNDEQIPIWIADYVLATYGTGAIMAVPAHDERDFAFAKTFQLNIRTVVQPNDAWLQKSNSTIDALTEAYTDEGVVIQSGPFNGLTSTETKRQIIEWLEEKKIGQRKINFKLRDWLFSRQRYWGEPFPLLHEVDDQGNLNGLIRPLTVEELPLRLPDLEDFRPTGTPEPPLSKATDWVNVTIDGKRYRRETNTMPQWAGSCWYFLRYIDPQNQSVFADPKQLAYWLPIDLYVGGAEHAVLHLLYSRFWHKILFDRGYVPCPEPFQRLVNQGMILGDTEFTGFQHATVEESPNPDDPTGKPIRKLIPTNQWVSSKQVTFDGSTARLDSKEKPELACVKLSEDQVEKSGEHFVLKEIPEIRIDYRSYKMSKSRGNVVNPDRVVTEYGADSLRLYEMFMGPLEATKPWNMRNVEGVSRFLAKVWRLIVDESAEEPRLSPAVQAIEPSRETEMLFHRTIQKVTEDTEGLRFNTAIAAMMEFSNHLTSLTNGRPKAVLETFVLLLAPYAPHLAEELWAQLGHQQSLAYETWPKYDPALTQSETIEIPIQINGKLRSRLDVPQGTNDADLEKLALGDPKIREAIGSQNIKRVIVKSMKLVNIVVG; translated from the coding sequence ATGCCGAAATATCAACCCCGAGACATTGAACCGCGTTGGCAGCAATACTGGCAGCAGCACCAGACCTTTCGCACGCAACCCGCTGGCGATCCCGAAGTGGAGAATCGCCCGAAATATTATATTTTAGATATGTTCCCGTACCCCAGCGGTGAGGGACTCCATGTCGGCCACCCCGAAGGCTATACTGCCACCGATATTCTCTCGCGGTTTAAGCGCATGAATGGCTTTCATGTGCTGCACCCCATGGGTTGGGATGCCTTCGGTTTGCCGGCCGAGCAATATGCCATTCGCACAGGAACGCACCCACGGATTACAACTCAACGCAATATCGATAATTTCCGCCGACAGATCCAATCATTGGGATTCAGTTATGATTGGGATCGTGAGGTTGATACCACCGATCCGAATTATGTCAAATGGACTCAATGGATCTTTTTAACCATTTATGATACCTGGTATGATTTCGAGTTAAAAAAAGGCCGCCCCATCTCGGAATTGCCAATTCCCAGCGAAATTGCCGCCGCGGGAACCGATGCGATTCGACGCTATCAAGACCAGCATCGGCTCGCCTATCAAGCCGAAATTCCCGTGAACTGGTGCCCTGGATTGGGAACCGTGTTGGCCAACGAGGAAGTGATCGACGGGAAATCCGAAGTGGGCGGATTCCCCGTCATCCGCATGCCGCTGCGTCAATGGCAATTGCGCATCACCGCTTATGCCGAACGCTTATTAGAGGATTTAGAGCCGTTATCCTGGCCTGATTCCATTAAGAAAATGCAACGGGATTGGATCGGAAAAAGCGAAGGTGCCGAAGTTGATTTCCCATTAGTCGATCACAATCAATCAATTCGGGTTTTCACCACTCGCCCCGATACGTTATTCGGTGCCACCTATATGGTGTTAGCCCCGGAACATCCGTTGGTTCCAACGATCACCTCCTTGGCACAACGGGAAGCAGTCGAAGCCTATCAACTTCAAGCCAGTCGTAAAAGTGATCTGGAACGGACCGAGTTGGCGAAGGTGAAGAGCGGTGTCTGGACGGGTGCCTACGCTCGCAATCCGGTAAATGACGAGCAGATTCCCATCTGGATCGCCGATTATGTGCTTGCCACCTACGGCACTGGCGCAATCATGGCCGTTCCCGCACATGATGAACGCGATTTTGCATTCGCAAAGACATTCCAGCTTAACATCCGGACGGTCGTCCAGCCAAATGATGCCTGGCTCCAGAAATCCAACAGCACCATTGACGCCTTAACCGAAGCCTACACCGATGAAGGCGTCGTGATTCAATCTGGCCCCTTTAACGGATTAACATCCACTGAGACCAAACGCCAAATCATCGAATGGCTCGAAGAAAAGAAGATCGGCCAACGCAAAATTAATTTCAAATTGCGAGATTGGTTATTCAGCCGACAACGCTATTGGGGCGAACCATTCCCACTGCTGCACGAAGTGGATGATCAAGGAAATCTCAACGGCTTGATTCGCCCATTAACGGTTGAAGAATTACCCTTGCGATTACCAGATTTGGAAGATTTTCGCCCAACAGGAACCCCTGAACCGCCGTTAAGCAAGGCAACCGACTGGGTAAATGTCACAATCGACGGCAAACGCTATCGACGCGAAACCAACACGATGCCCCAATGGGCTGGCAGTTGTTGGTATTTCTTGCGTTATATCGATCCGCAAAATCAATCAGTTTTTGCAGATCCAAAACAATTGGCCTATTGGCTGCCGATCGACTTGTACGTGGGTGGTGCCGAACATGCCGTGCTCCATTTGTTGTATTCTCGATTCTGGCATAAAATTCTGTTTGATCGTGGCTACGTCCCCTGCCCCGAACCGTTCCAACGGCTCGTGAACCAAGGGATGATTTTGGGTGACACCGAATTTACGGGGTTTCAACATGCCACCGTTGAAGAAAGTCCGAACCCGGATGATCCAACCGGCAAACCAATTCGCAAATTGATCCCAACCAATCAATGGGTGTCGTCCAAACAGGTGACTTTCGATGGTTCCACCGCGCGACTCGATTCCAAAGAAAAACCAGAATTGGCCTGTGTGAAACTTTCAGAAGACCAGGTCGAAAAATCCGGGGAACACTTCGTTCTCAAGGAAATCCCCGAGATTCGAATCGATTATCGCTCGTATAAAATGTCGAAGAGTCGCGGGAATGTCGTGAATCCAGATCGAGTCGTTACCGAATATGGAGCTGATAGCCTGCGTCTCTATGAAATGTTTATGGGGCCGTTGGAAGCAACAAAACCCTGGAATATGCGAAATGTCGAGGGTGTGAGTCGCTTTCTTGCCAAAGTGTGGCGATTGATCGTGGATGAGTCGGCCGAAGAACCCCGATTGTCGCCAGCCGTTCAAGCGATCGAACCATCCCGCGAAACCGAAATGTTATTTCACCGAACCATCCAGAAGGTTACGGAGGATACCGAAGGGCTGCGATTTAACACCGCAATCGCCGCGATGATGGAATTCTCGAACCACTTGACAAGTCTAACGAATGGTCGCCCAAAGGCCGTGTTAGAAACCTTTGTTCTGTTGCTCGCCCCCTATGCTCCACACCTGGCGGAGGAATTATGGGCGCAATTGGGTCATCAGCAGTCATTAGCCTATGAAACGTGGCCGAAATACGACCCCGCGCTCACCCAATCGGAGACGATTGAAATCCCGATCCAAATCAATGGGAAATTGCGAAG